The Chelonoidis abingdonii isolate Lonesome George chromosome 11, CheloAbing_2.0, whole genome shotgun sequence genomic interval CAGCAGCACCACGGTGCGCGCCCGCAAAGGGCCGGGCAGCGTACTCGTGGCTGGCAGCAAGCCGCCTGCGGGCACTGGAGATGAGGGGGTGAacggggagcagtgggggctccGCGAGCGTGCCGCCATCGGACCCGCggctccctcctgcctggcaCGCCCTTCCCACACGCCCGCGGAGCAAAAGGTGGGGCACTAGGAAGAAGGATGCCCCCACCGGGACCCCAGAAGGCTCCTACCTGGGAATGGTCTCCAAGGCCGCGGGATGGGGCCGGGAGCGAAGGGTCGGCATCAGTGACTGCCAAAGGGCAGAAATAGGGGCCCCATTAGTGGCTTccgctggggctggaggggcccCATGACTGACAACAGCCCCAACCCCTTGGGAGGGGGATCTCCAACTCCAGCCCAAGACCAGAAGTTTGCCTTGCCCCTGGGTGAGGGCTTTTCGGGGCTTCCCCCCTGACACCCCATGAATGCCCGCCGAGCGagtccctgggctccccacagcccgGTTTTATCCCCCAAGGTCTAGGCTCCCACagccaccctctgccccaaccgGGAGGGAGAGGActctgcagagaggcagcccCGTCCTATCCCCGCACCACCCCCACGAGTGACCCTGACTCAGCCCCTTTAGCCCGCAGGGGGCAAGCCGCCCCCACCCCACGCCATCGCCCGAGGGCCATCAACTCAGTGCAGACAAGGACAGCGTCCGAAGCGCTCGGTCATACGCACCGCCGGTCCTGTGCCGCGCAGGCCCGTACGTCCCAGCCGCCCTCGGCCGGGCTACCATCTCACCAGCCACGAGAACTGGAAGGGTGACAGGAGCAAGTCGGAtccaggcagagggagggggggacAGGAAACAGCATCACAGGGCTTGCCGGAGTGGCGGGGCAGTGTCTGGGCTGTGCCCTGGGGGGGTCCACGGGCTGTCGCCCGCGGGTGACCGGTGTTGGTCTGGTTTTCGGGGCTCAAGGTAGTATTGTCCTGGGGGACCGCTCTGCGCCTCGGAGCAGCCACGGTCCGCGCTCCTAGGCGGCGGGGGCAGCACGAGGGGCTCCTGCGCACAAGCCAGCCCGCACGGGATCTGTCTCTTCTATTGTGCTAGCGCACTTCTCATTGGCCGGGTACCTCGCCTAGCTCCTGGCTGCTGAGCAGGGACCATCTGACGGTTAAGGAGGTCCACGCCccatacccctgccccagcctgagccccccaaacTCCAGAACCGCCTCCTGCACCAAATAGCTGAGCCCAACCACCgcctctgcaccccaaaccctagTGACGCCACCCCAAACCCGGAGCCGCCTCATCCTGGTCACCGAGCCcctccaaacccagagccccctcctgcacccaaacctcaGCTGGCAGCCCTAAGCCCCCCAACCCAGAAGCTGCCTCTGtatccaacccccagcccctagCCCAGTGAATAGGGAGAGCTGAGGGGGGGGcacctggggaagggggaggaagcctCAAGGATGAACGGGGGTGCTGgcgtgttcagttttgtgcccaTAGAAAGTTGGCAACGCCTAGACCCGGACCCAGCCTGTGCATCAGGGCCTTCTCTGGAGGTGGGGGGACGTGCCCTGGGGGGTGGCAGTCCTCTGGGACCCAGCTCTGTGCTCAAGGCACCCGTCCTTGGGTGGGGGGTGTCTCTGTTGTCCTGCAGGGGGCCATGCTCCGTGCTCGGGGCCTGTCTCTGGGGGGGAGTCGTGTCCTGGGGGGCTGTGTCCTCCAGGGGTCTACTCTATGCTCGGCCCCGTCCCTGGGGGGCTGTGTCCCCAGTGGGCCAGCTCCGTGCTCAGGCCCTGTCCCGGGGGGTTGGGTCTGTGACCTGGGGGGGCCGTGTCCTGCGGGAGTCCATCCGTACTCAGGGCCCGTCTCGGGGGGGGGCCGTGTACCTGCAAGAGTCCCAGCTCCATGCTCAGTCCCTGTCTCTGGGGGGCGATGTCCCGGGGGGGGCGTGTCCTCAGAGGCCCAGCTCCATACTCAGGCCGTCTCTGGCGGGTGGGGGCGACGGGGAGGGCGGTGTCCCGGGTGGGTTGTGTCCTGCGGACCGGCCCAGCTCCATGGCTCCAGGCCCCGtctatggggtggggtgggggtggggtctgtgcCCGGGGGGGGCCACGTCTACTGGCAAGGGGGCCAGCTCCATGCTCAGGCCAGtctcgtgggggggggggctgtcccGGGGTGGCTTGTGTCCTGCGGAGGGCCCAAGCTCCGGCTCAGTAGCCCGTCTTGGGGGGGTGTGGTGCACGCGGAGGCGCCAGCTCCATGTTCTCAGGGCCGTcgtctggggggggagggggtctgtgcCCCTGGGGGGCTGTGTCCTGCGGAGGCCCAGCCTCCGTGCTCAGGGCTGTCTCTGGGGGGGGATATCCCGGGGGGGCGTGTCCTGCGGGGGCCAGCTCCGTGCTCCAAGCCCGTCTCTGGGCAGGCATTggggccccagggccctgcccgcGCCCGGCCCCCACTCACCCTGATGTGCTCTCGGACCCCGAAGTGGTCGGCATAGCGCTCAAGATAAAGCGACCAGCAGCGAGTGGTGCAGGAAGGACGGCAGCGAGGGGTCGAAGGAAAGTCGGGGAACCCATCACACTCCTTGGGCAGGTTTGGTCCTGGGTGCGAATGCTGGTTaacctcccctcctgccccctaggCCTGGCCCACGGCGTTAGCAGAGGCTGCCACTGCAGCAGGAAAtgggcaggtgtgggggggggcatgagGACCCAGACGCCCTGGGGGACGGGATCCTACCCCCCCCAACACGATACACAACTTGAGGCCTGAACAATGCCTCCTGCCCCTGGGCCGGTGCCCGCCGCTCCGGCGAGGCCTGAGGTCCGGGATAACATGCTGGAGGCGGATGGGGCAGCCGCTCGCGGCCCCTGCCCCGTCTCTTCGGTATACACGTTCAGGACCCAGGCCCCCACGCGGCCGGAGGGCGCACGCCTCGAACACCACGGGCGCCGAAGGACTCGGGGGGAGCGAGGTGGCGGTGGCACACCATCcggcctgctcctgccccaatcACCGCCACCCGCGCTTCCTGGGGCCGTCACCGCAGCgcgctggagacaggcagagcaaGTGGCTGAGAGCTGGGGGCCCAGGTCTGTCTCGCTCCCTCACCCCCAAACCTCACATGCAGACCGCCACACCGCCCCACAAGTTCCCATAGCCCCCTCACACCTAGATCACCCCATAACTGCGCCCCCCGGCCTCACCTTACCAGAGACAGGCTCCTACCATCGCTGCGTTCGCAGGCACAAACCCCTGCGTGGATCTTGGCAGCAGTCTCACAGACACCCACAGGTCGTCATGCATCACCGGGTggcggggcgcgggggggggACTTAGAAGGAGTTTGGAGCCGTatccccagccctttcccctccccactcggCCCCCGGACAAGCTGGTTACCCCGCCGGCTTCCCTTGCGCAGGCTCCGGGGTAGGGGAGTGGCTATTTTAGCAACGGGCACCGAGCGTGCAGCTGCCATCTGGGTGGATGGGTAAGGAGTATTACAGAGAGTCTATCTGGGGACgcgggaaaagaaaagaaagaaaaaaagagaaaagaaggtaAGAACGAAAGAAACGAAAAAGAGAACCTGCTAAACAAACGGCTGGCGGAGGGGGATTTTTTGTGTAATGTTTCCTGAAGCCTAGTACCTGGAAACCTTGGGCAATTAtcgaaaaaaatggaaaagaactaGTCTAGGCCTGCGACAACCCCGTCCCAGCACCCAGCGCAAACCCGGCCCGCGACACCCCAGCACCCGGCGCAAACCCGGCCCACCACATCCCAGCGCCTGGCGCAAACCCGGCCTGTGATGTCCCAGCACCCAGGCCGAACCTGGCCTgcgaccaggggtggctctaggtattttgccgccccaagcacagcaggcaggctgcctttggcggcttgcctgcaggaggtccctggtcatGCAGATTCGGCaacacgcctgcaggaggtccccgatcacgtggattcggcagcagcctgcaggaggtccccggtcacgcagattcggcagcagcctgcgggagatctgccaaagctgcgggcccagcggaccctccgcaggcacgccgccaaagggagcctgcctgccaccctcggggtgaccagcagagcactcCCCAGGCTTGCCGGCCCATGCACATGCTTGGcacactggtgcctgcagccgcCCCTGCTTGTGACGTCCCTGTCCCAGCGCCCAGCACAAAGCCAGTCTGCAACATCCCGGCACCCGCAGCAAAGCCAGCCTGCGACGCCCCAGCGCCCGGCGCAAAGCCAGCCTGCAACGCCCCCATCCCAGCGCCCGGGGAAAAGCCGGCCTGCAACGTCCCAGCACCCGGGGCAAAGCCAGCCTGCGATGCCCCCATCCCAGCGCCTGAGGCAAAGCCGGCCTGCAACGTCCCAGCGCCTGGTGCGAACCTGACCTGCGATGCCCCCGTCCCAGTGTGCAGCGCAAAGCTAACCTGCAACGCCCCCATCCTAGCACCTGGGGCAAAGCCAGCCTGCGATGCCCCCATCCCAGTGCCTGGGGCAAAGCCGGCCTGCAACGTTCCAGCGCCTGGCACAAACCCAGCGTAACGCTGGCAGACCCCGGTAGTCGgagggcaggattgaacctgggacctctgtaGCTTAGTGCCGGAGCCTCTACTGCAGGAGCCAAAAGCCAGCTGGCTGGTAGCTACGGCTGTAGCAGATTCATTCATTTCtgagtggtcttggtgccactagacgGGACAGAGCCTCACGCCCAGGTGTGTGGGTTGCACCAGTGCCCGGCCCAACCCAAGCCTGCGACGCCCCTGTCCCAGCACCCGGCGCAAACCCAGCCTGTGACATCCCAGCGCCCACTGGAACCCGAGCCAGCCACACCCTCAACCTGGGTCGCCCACGTACCAAAGTACCCTCCTCCCTCACGCACGTCCCGCTGCCCTGTGCCCTGCCCAGGGGGCCTTGGGTGGCCTGCTAGCTCTGGGGCTCCCTGCTGGGGCTCCCCACCAGCGGGGTGCTGTTCGGCATGGCCATGATGTTCTGCAGGTAGATGCACTGCCTGAGCGCGGTCTGGGAGCGGCTCTGCCCCTCGGCGCTGTCGGTGTGAAGGCCCCAGGCCTTGCGTAGGTTGTCCATCACCACCATGCGCTGGAAGGTCTCGGTGGCGAAGTAATAGGCCAGTGGGTCCAGGGCCGCGTTGGCGGAGGCCACCAGCAAGGTGCAGCGGTAGGAGAACTCCAGCGTCTCGCCCTTCAGGGCGTCCACCTGGTAGCAGATCAGCACCAGGTGGAAAggcaggaagcagcccaggaagatGGTGACGTTGGCCACGATCATGCTGCGGATCTTGGCGCTGTTCACCAGCTCCATCTGGGCGGCTGCGCTGCGGTGGATGGCGCGGAGCAGGGCCCAGGAGCAGACCACCATGACCAGCAACGGCAGGGCGAAGCACAGCGCCATGGCCAACGAGACGCTGCGCTGGGTGACGTACTTGGGCTGGTTGTCGAAGCAGTGCTCCATCGCCCTGTGTTCCTTCATCCGGGTGAAGTAGGTGGGCACGGTGCCGGCACAGCTCAGCAGCCAGACGCCCAGGCAGATGAACTTGGCCTGCTTGCGCAGCGCCTTGACCCGCGGGTGCATGGGGAAGCAGACGGCCATGCAGCGGTCCCAGCTGATGCAGGTCAGCAGGAAGATGCTCCCGTACATGttgaccagcagcagcagccccgtGATCTCGCAGACCTGGTCTCCCAGATTGGGCCGCCTGCTGTAGTAGTAGATGCGGACAGGCAGGGACACCACCAGGAGCAGGTCGGAGACAGCCAGGTTCTTCATGTAGACGGTGGTGAGGGAGCGGATGCTGCTGCAGCGGAAGAAGATGTAAAGCGCGGCCAGGTTGAGCACCAGCCCCAGCATGAAAATGAGGGCGTAGAAGCCCACGAAGACCGTGTCcgccaagctgctgctgctgctgttgctgcaatTGGAGGAGGTCATCTTGTCGCGAAGCTCCAGGTCACGTGAGGGACAAGTATCCCACGAGGGTCAAGAAAGCATCTGTCCCACCGAGTCCTGGATGCTGCCCCCCCGCGTGGCTCCGTGAACCACGATCACGCCGAGCTCAACCTAGGAGGAAGCAGGGAACAGTGAGTTCATCCCACTGGCCGTGGGGTCAAAGAGCAGCCCAGGAGGAAGTAGATTTGTGGGACCATTCTGGGCTCCCGCATCGCCCCATACAacctgtgatgaactgggactgttcttaatgtttgctctgaacactgtgttggtgcctcagtgtcccctaggcagttcttaagtatctaggtggtgggataagggggtgtgattgctacagaggaaggggccagtgcccctaaatgctgggcactctgtctcctagcaactgatggcctgggcccctcctctgcaaaggtgccagctgaaagtgttggagacaaagggatcaggtgacctcctggcccgggaaaggagctgagcagagaggaggggctggaggggagagagatcagCGCGGAGGAATAGATTATGGGGAACCAGCATTCTGGGCTCACGCATCGCACCATAATAATGTGATGACTATCGGGTGTTCTTATGTTTGCTCTGACACTGTGTTGTGCTCGTGATACGTAGGCTTTAAAGTattaggtggtgggataagggggtgtgatttgCTATCAGAGAAGGGGAGTGCTCCTAATGATGGCAATTGTTCCAGCACTGATGCTGGGCCCTTTGttaaaggtgccaactgcaggtgtggGGCAGACAAGGATAGAGTATCCCTGGCAGGACGGAGCTGAGTAAAAGGGAGGGGCTGGACGGGGTGgtttagtctggagctacctgggataaggagtgaagttgGCGAGATAAGGTTggctcactgccccagaatggaccgggCCGAGGGTCTGGTTAGTGTTTACAAGCTGTTTTAGATATATTCTGTATTGAATAAAGCGTCTTGTttgactggctgagagtcagtcTGACCAAAGTGGCGGTGAGAACTGTGTTCCCAGCCGCTGGGTGGGTCGCTGTGGAAgcgaggaggggagaggatgctgaatgctccaagagagGACCCAGAGTGAAGACTGTGTGAGCTTTTGCTGAAAAATCCTGCTCCAAGGGAAGAGGGCTCCAAAGTCTGCCATGCTTACGTGGGAGAGCAGTTTTCCAGGCATTGGCCACGGCGGAATCTGTGACACGAAACAAATCTGAGGGCTCTAAGAATGGGATGCCCAGTTCTCACATCTGGAGAATTAGCCTCAGCCTTATGTCAGTTGGTTATCAGTATGTTAAGGACCCGCACCGGCTTAGATTAAAACTAAAATACTACTTGCCTGGACGTGATTGCAAAAGTAAACGGAGTTTACTTTTAGAATCCACAGCGCAACACCAAATCaacagggaaagagaaacagGCTGCTGCATAAGCAGAAAGGCACTCCTCACCACATTTTGCATAGGCCATCTGCAGCCTGGCAGTGTTAGACCAAATACTCTGCTTCCTACTGAGCCCAGCCTGCAAGTAGGAAACCAGGAACCCTGATCCGCACATGCCTTGTCTGCCCAAGGAGCAGCAAGGCATTTTGGCTGATAAGTAGGGGAGTGCCAAGCAGAGTTTGAGGGAGTGATTCTTCACCCTGTACTTTGAACATGCTGAGGCTCATTTGGATGactggtccagttttgggccaccTAGGCATGGGACATTGGAGAGACGTCCAGCGGAGGGAATGAAAGTGATATTCGGAGGGCTTGACGAGCCACATGAAACTTAAGAGAGAGGCATCGAGGGAGATGGATTGCTTTAGTCTCTGgagagagaagagtgagggggatttgatagctgcttccaTACACGTAAGGGTTGAACAGAGGCGGGAGCTTGGTGTTTCAGTGTAGGCAAGACTGAGCAGAAAAGTAGcgtggtttcaagttgcagtggggcaggtctaggctggatattaggaaacactatttccctaggagggtggtgaagcactggaatgggttccctagggagggggtgagatctccacccttagaggtttttaaggcccagcttgacaaagccctggctgggatgattcacttggggactggtcctgctttgagcaggggattggactagatacctgctgaggtcccttccaaccctgatattctgtgagtcTATGCTTTAAAGTGACAGCTTATAATTGCaatacagttttcaatacaccacagtcCTGAGGTTAATTCCTGTCCCATCTGAACCGTAGCTATTTATcgtcagtctgaatttgtccagccaCTGTCTCTTGTTTTGCCTTCTCCTAGTGGATAAAGGAGAACGTGCAGACCAGACATCTCTTCGTTCAGTGACTTTgcagaaaggggagaaaaatctTTCCCAGTGGAAAATGGCTTTTGGGTTGATCTGGAAACGTCTGTTGTCAATGACACTCGGGGGGATTTGACAACATGTTTCAGTTGGCCAAAACCGCCAAAAAATTTCAACATGCACAAAAAGCCTCTGTTGTTGTGGAAGCCTCTCGTGGTGAGAAAGCCTGTTTGCTAGAGCTGGTACTTATGGGCAGAGATCCTCAGGCAATGCCAAGCTGGACCGGAACCGAGGCCCGTCTTGTCTCCCGCAGTGCCAGCACCCTGGCATGAGAACTCGCGGTAGCAGATGTGGGAAAATCGACCCCCACAGTCGGTGTCTTCCTGGTCATTAACCGTCCCTGTGAAGCTAAAGAGATCACACCCCATTTTCTATCGCAGGACCATCTGGCCCATTGTAGCCAGACTGTGTCTGTGCTGCGGCCACCCACGGGGAGCCCCAGTCAAGGATTGGGGCCAGCTATGCCCGGCGCTGGGCAGACACTTTGCCCAGATGCCTGTCCCTGCCCAAGTGAATGAAAACAGACAGAGGGATagacggggggtggggagggcagggtgaAATCACACAAACAGGAGTGGCCCATGCAGAAAAGCAGAAGTTTTGTCAGAGAAACCACAGGCAGATAAGAGCCAAACCTGGATCTGCTCCTCAGCACTGCTGAGCGCCTGGAgctccccactgcagctgggcggggggagagagatcGGCCAGGGCCCGGTTCTGCCGAAAACCAACCCCCTGATTTCAGTCCCTAAATAGGGAGTCATCCCGTGGCTTGTGTCAAGCAAGAGGAAAGGATTCCAATGGACACATCTGGCCTATGAAACCCATCCTGTACAGAGCTCCACCACGAAGAGAACCtcgggctgggctagcaggggctgtgggtcgggagtgaggggcactggca includes:
- the LOC116815694 gene encoding lysophosphatidic acid receptor 6-like — protein: MTSSNCSNSSSSSLADTVFVGFYALIFMLGLVLNLAALYIFFRCSSIRSLTTVYMKNLAVSDLLLVVSLPVRIYYYSRRPNLGDQVCEITGLLLLVNMYGSIFLLTCISWDRCMAVCFPMHPRVKALRKQAKFICLGVWLLSCAGTVPTYFTRMKEHRAMEHCFDNQPKYVTQRSVSLAMALCFALPLLVMVVCSWALLRAIHRSAAAQMELVNSAKIRSMIVANVTIFLGCFLPFHLVLICYQVDALKGETLEFSYRCTLLVASANAALDPLAYYFATETFQRMVVMDNLRKAWGLHTDSAEGQSRSQTALRQCIYLQNIMAMPNSTPLVGSPSREPQS